In Primulina huaijiensis isolate GDHJ02 chromosome 4, ASM1229523v2, whole genome shotgun sequence, a genomic segment contains:
- the LOC140975377 gene encoding uncharacterized protein, producing MSAKGYHNDDDDDETFYYRYSSTATEPQPSSTVTKPSRGASGSGGLAPSKSTVYVCNIDYNLTNSDLFTIFSTFGKVAKVTVLKDRVTRKSRGVAFILFVTRDDALKAAKGMDKKILNGRTLRASIAADNGRATEFIRKKVYKDKSRCYECGEEGHLSYECPKNFLGPRERPVVKKGRRGGGEESRGKKYEHTFRKIEAEEEEEEEEVDGGVFETENWASAVDGTRADERLLMGGEKGGVTREKKEKKKGYFSDESDNDD from the coding sequence ATGTCTGCAAAGGGGTACCACAATGACGATGATGACGACGAAACCTTCTATTACCGATATTCTTCTACCGCTACTGAACCACAACCATCCTCCACTGTGACCAAACCCTCACGTGGTGCCTCCGGCAGTGGTGGGCTTGCCCCCTCCAAATCCACAGTCTATGTCTGCAACATCGACTACAACCTCACAAATTCTGATCTTTTCACAATCTTCTCCACTTTTGGTAAAGTGGCCAAGGTCACGGTCCTCAAGGACCGTGTCACACGCAAGAGCCGAGGTGTGGCATTCATCCTATTCGTGACTCGTGACGATGCCTTAAAAGCAGCAAAGGGTATGGATAAAAAGATACTCAATGGGAGAACTTTGCGCGCCTCTATTGCTGCAGATAATGGACGTGCCACGGAGTTTATTAGAAAGAAAGTATACAAGGATAAGAGCAGGTGTTATGAGTGTGGAGAAGAGGGGCATTTGTCATATGAGTGTCCGAAGAATTTCTTGGGGCCGAGGGAACGTCCTGTGGTGAAGAAAGGGCGAAGGGGTGGCGGagaagaaagtagaggcaaaaAATATGAGCATACGTTCAGGAAAATCGAGGCGGAagaggaggaagaagaagaagaggtgGATGGTGGGGTATTCGAAACGGAGAATTGGGCATCTGCTGTGGATGGCACAAGGGCGGATGAGAGATTATTAATGGGCGGAGAGAAGGGAGGGGTGACAAGGGAGaaaaaggagaagaagaaaGGTTATTTTAGTGATGAGAGTGATAATGATGATTGA